The region ATCGAGCGAACTCTTCTCGGCCAACCCCTCGCTCTTACGCATCTCGACCAGCGTCGCGAAGTCATAGCGGCCCGTCTGATACCAATGCGCCTTGTTGGCGTGATCGGCGGGCAGCCGCAGCAACCATTCGTCGGGCGTGGTCGACAATGTCGGGCCGTGGGTGGTCCACATGCCGAGTACGATCTCTGCCATGACCTATTCTCCGCTATCAGACGTCGAGCTTGAAGACCCGGCGCGCATTGTCCTCGAAGATGAGCTTCTTGTCCGCGTCCGACAGCCAGTCGAATCCGGCGATGGTCGGCGCGATGTCATCCATCGTCCGGACCTGCGAGCCTTGCGGATCGTATTGCGATCCGACCCCCGGGCATTCAGATCCGAACAGGCAATGGTCTGCGCCGACCGTCTCGATCAGCAGCCGGAGCGCGCCTTCGGTATACAGCACAGTATCGAAATAGAGTTTGGAGAAATTCTCGCGGAAGTCCTTGCCGGCATAGATGTTGCCGGCGATGAAACGGCCGATCTGATAGGGGATCGCACCGCCGCCATGGCTGACGACGATCTTGAGATCGGGGAAGTCGGTGAACACGTCCGAATTGACGAGGTTGTAGACCGCGGTCGTCTCCTCGTTGATGAAATGCAAGGAATAGGGCTCGCGGTCCTGCCGCGATCCGGTCGCGTGAATGTGCGCCGGCAGATCGAGTTCGCACAACTTCTCGTACAGCGGATACCAGTAACGCTCGCCTAGCCCCGGCGGGTGGGTGCCGCTATTCTCATAGGGATCGGGGTTGAGCAGGCAGCCCTTGAACCCAAGCGACACGCAGCGGTCGAACTCGGCGAAGGTGTTCTCGATCGGCTCGCCCGCGACCTGCGGCAGACCGCAGATGCCGACGAACCTGTCGGGAAACAGCGTGACGTTGCGGTGGATGATCGTATTGCACTCTTCAACGAACCAATGGACCGCCCGGCCCGGCTCGAAGCTCGACATCATCTGGAACGGGCGCGGCGAGATCAGCTGCAGATCGGTGCCGTGCCGGTGCAGCATGTCGAGATGCCCGCACGGCGCCATCTCCTTCTTGTTCGCCGCCGCCCGGATCTGGTCGTCGGTGACGCGGACGCCGCCGCGCCCGTGGCTGCCGCGATGCGACAGGACGGCGGACTTGTATGCCCACAGTTCGGGCGGGGCGCTCACATGCCCGTGGCAATCAATGATCATCTGGCCCTCTCCGCCAATCCCGGCATGAATCGATCGGTCTCGACATTGTCAGACGTCTGATATTATATGCTGGTCCGACGTGCAACCCATTTAGGACGGACCGGTCATGGATACCCCGAGCAGCATCGCGATCATCGGCGGCGGGATCGCCGGGCTTGCCCTCGCGCTGGGCCTGCATCGCGACGGCATTGCGTGCCGGGTCTACGAGGCGGCACCCGAGATCGCCGAGATCGGCGTCGGCATCACGCTGCTGCCGCACGGCATGCGCGAGATCGCGACGCTTGGCCTGGCGGGTACCGTGCTCGCGACCGGCATCGAGAATCGGGAGAGCGCGTTCTTCAACCGCTTCGGGCAGAAACTGTTCGGCGAGCCGCGCGGGAAGCTCGCCGGCTATCCCCAGCCCGAAGTCGGTATCCATCGCGGGCGGCTGCACGGCATCCTGCTTGCGGCGGTGCGCGAGCGGCTCGGCGCGGATGCCGTGGCCTGCGATCATCAGTTCGTGGGCCTCGACCAGACCGACGCCGACGTCACGCTGCACTTCCGGGCGACGTCGGACGGATCGTCGCGCCCGGCGGTCACCGCCGCCGTCGCGATCGCCTGCGACGGCGTCAATTCGGCGGTGCGGCGCCTGTTCTACCCCGACGAGACGGTCGCGTTCACCGGCATCAACACGTGGCGCGGCGTGACCCGTCACCGGCCGATCCTGGGGGGGCGAACCTATATGCGGATCGGATCGATCAAGACCGGCAAGATCGTCGTCTATCCGATCGTCGACGATATCGACGGAACAGGTGACCAGCTGATCAACTGGATCGCCGAGATCGAAACCGAGCGTGCGCATCGCAACGACTGGAACACGACAGGCGACCGCGCCGACTTCCTGCCGATCTACGAGAGCTTCAGGTTCGACTGGCTCGACGTCGGCCAGCTGATCCGCGATGCCGAGACCGTGCTCGAATATCCGATGGTGGACAAGGATCCGGTCGAGCGCTGGACGTTCGGTCGCGTGACGTTCGCCGGCGACGCCGCGCACCCGATGTATCCGCGCGGATCGAACGGGTCGGCGCAGGCGCTGATCGACGTGCGCACGCTGGCCGACCTGCTCGCTTGCAGCGAGGATCCGCGCGCCGCGTTCGCGACATATGAGGCGGAACGCCGCCCGGCGACGGCCGAGATCGTGCGCACCAACCGTACCAGCCCGCCAGACATCATCAACCTGAAGGTCGAGGAACTGGTCGGCGATCGTCCCTTCGACAATCTCGAGGACTATATATCGCAGCACGAACTGCGCGACCTTTCCGACCGGTACAAGCAGGTTGCCGGTTTCAGCCTGCAGCACCCGAATCCTGCCTGACCGGCGAGCGGCTTACACGACCGGACAGATCGGCTAATAGCGGCGGAGGACTGAAATTCGTGAGGCTTAAGCATGGTGCAGGATGGAGAACCGGGCGGGGAATCGTTGGACTCGCTTTACGGGCGACCAGGCTTCCTGCTGCGGCGGGCGCACCAGATCAGCGTGGCGCTCTTTCTCGAAGAGACCGCGGAACTCGGCCTCACCACCACGCAATTCGGTACGATGTTGGCCCTGCGAGCGCGCGGAAGCCTCGATCAGGTGGGCATCGCGACTCTGGTCGGTATCGACCGGTCGACAACGGCGCTCGTCGTCAGCAAACTGGCGGATTCGGGCTATATCGAGCGCCGTGACGACCCGATCGACCGGCGGCGGAAGATCATCACGCTTTCGGACGCGGGGCACGCGATCCTCGATCGGGTTTCACAACCAGCGCAACGCGCACGCGAACGCGCGCTTGAGCCGTTTTCGGCCAAGGACGCGGCCAAGTTCCTGAGCTTGCTGGAACAGTTCGTCGAAATGTTCAACGAGCAGACCCGGGCGCCGATCCGAGCCGAACCGAGTGGAGTGCCGAACACGGCGAAAAAGCGTCGCTGAACTACGATCGGCCGCCCCGCTTGGAAATGGCACCGTTCTCCCCCAAACGTGGAGAGAACGTATGACGAGCAACACCGGCCTTTTCAGGCGGCAGGCGGGGCAGCTTCTAGAAACGCAGGCAATGCGCCGGCGCGATCCGCCATCGCCGTGAGCCTCGGAAATGGCGCCAGATCGACCTTGAAGCGGCGTGCATTGTATATCTGCGGCACCAGACAGGCATCGACGATGTCGGGCGCCTCGCCCCCGGCGAACGGCGTGTCGGGCAGCAGCGCTTCCAGCGTCGCGAAACCCTGCTCCACCCAATGACGATACCAGCCGTCGACCGCCGCCTTGTCCTGTCCCATCTCATGCTCGAGATATTGCAACACCCGCAGATTGTTGATCGGGTGGATGTCGCAAGCGATCGTCAGCGCCATCTCCATCGCCCGCGCGCGCACGATCGGATCCGAGGGGATCATCCGCGGTGTCGGGCAGACGGAGTCGAGATATTCGATGATCGCCAGGCTCTGCCCGAGTCGCACCCCGTCGGTTTCCAGCGTCGGGACGAGCCCGGCGGGATTGACCGCCCGGTACGCAGGCATGCGATGCTCGCCCGCGCGCAGCACGTAATTGCGTTTTTCATATGCCAGCCCCTTGAGATTGAGGGCGATGCGCACGCGGTAACTCGCCGAAGACAGCGGGAAGTCGTGCAGGATCATGCGAAATCCGCCTCGGTCTCGCCGATCGTCACCCGAAGCGGTGCCAGACCCTCGATCGTCACGTCGATCGCGTCACCCGGCACCACCGCACCCACGCCCGCGGGCGTGCCGGTGAAGATCAGGTCCCCCGGCAGCAGGCGTTCGAAGCGGCTGACATAGGCGATCTGTTCGGCACAATCCCAGATCAGGTCGCGGACGTCGCCGTCCTGCTTCAGGTCCCCGTTCACGCGCAACTGGATCGCGCCGGACGCGACATGGCCCTCGCTCACCGGGCGGATCGCCGCCATCGGTGCCGAAAAGGCGAAATTCTTGCCGATCTCCCACGGCCGGCCCTTGTCGCGCGCTTCGAATTGCAGGTCGCGCCGCGTCATATCGAGCCCCACGGCGTAGCCGAACACCAGGCCCAGCGCGTCGGCCTCGCTGACTTTCGCGCCTTCCTTGCCGATCGCGATGACGAGTTCGCCCTCGAAATGGTAGTTCTTCGTTTCGGGCGGATACGGGATCGTCGCGCCATTGGGCGTCAGCGCGTCGGCCCATTTGGCAAAGAAGAACGGTGCCTCGCGGTTCGGATCCTTCCCCATCTCGCGGGCATGCGCCTCGTAGTTGCGACCGATGCAGATGATGCGGCCGACCGGGAAGGTATCGTCGGTTCCCGCGATGGCGGCGGCAGGGCGTTCGGGCAGGGTGAAAACATGCGGCATGATCAGTCCTCTGACGATTGTCTGGAAAAACCGTGGACAAGAGCGTATGCCGACGCAAGCATAAAGAGGACATTTTCCGTCATGGCCACGATCACTGGAATGCCGACCAATCTCGAGGCGGCGCGCAACGACTTCTACGATCGGCTGAAGCCGGAGGCGCTGGCACCTTTATGGGCCGTACTGTCCGCCCTGGTGACGCCGACGCCGCGCACCCCGGCCGTTCCTGCGGCATGGAGCTTCGATCGCGTCCAACCGCTGTTGATCGAAGCAGGCGAACTCATCACCGCGGCGGAGGCCGAGCGCCGCGTGCTGATCCTCGAAAACCCCGCGCTTCCCGGCCAGTCGAGAATCACCAACACGCTGTATGCCGGGCTCCAACTGATCCTGCCCGGCGAGGTCGCCCCGGCGCACCGCCATGCGCAGAACGCGCTACGCTTCATCATGCAGGGCGAAGGTGCATTCACCGCGTTGGACGGCGAGCGGGCGTATATGCAGAAGCACGATCTGATCCTGACCCCGGCCTGGCTCTGGCACGATCACGGCAACGAGACCGACGAGCCGATGATCTGGCTCGACGGGCTCGACATCCCGCTGGTCCAGATGCTCGATGCGAGCTTCGCCGAACATCGCGAGGATCGCGGCGCGTGGCCGACCTCGCGGCCCGCGGGCGATGCGGCCATGCGCTGGGGTCGCAATATGCGTCCGGTGCATGCCGGGCGGCTTGCCGGCCAGGGCAACCCGCTGTTCATCTACAAATTCGCCGACTGGCGCGAGACGCTGGAAGTGCTGCGCCGCAGCGAAACCCCGCACGCGCACGATGCCTATCTGATGGAGTTCACCAATCCGGTCGACGGCGGTCCGGTGATGGCGACGATGTCCGCCTTCGCCAGACTGGTCCCCGCCGGGTTCGAGACCGCGCCGGCACACTCCAGCGACGGCATGATCAACGTGGTAGTCGAGGGCACCGGCACGCTAGTCATCGACGGCAAGTCCTTCCCCCTTACCCCGGGCGAGATCGTGGTCGTGCCCTCCTGGTCCGAACGACGCTTTCTCGCCGACAGCGACCTTGTGCTGTTCAGCTATTCGGACCGCGCCACGCAGGAAAAGCTGTTCCTGTGGCGGCAGACCTTGGGGTAAAGCGAAGGCCTGCGGCGGTCGCCGCTCAGGCTTCCGCGGTTTCTTCCTCCTTGACGGCGACGCCGAACCGCGCGGCGGGGGGCGGAGCGCCATGTCCCTCGCCCGGCGCAATCCCCATCGCCGCGCAGAACTCCTCCCAGACCTCGCGCGGTTGGCCGGCCTGGAACAGGAACTCGTGCATATGGTGGCCGAAGAACGGGTGGTTCATGAAGGAAGCGAGCGACGCGCCCCCGACCAACAGATCGCGTTCCGCCGTCGGCAGTTCGACGTTGCCCGCTTTGGCGAGATCACGAATGATACCCTTGGGATCCTCGCCCTTCGCGACGGCGGCAATGTCCTTCAGCAATTGCTTGCGCAACATCTGGATGCCCCGGTCGCTGAGCCCGAGCTTTTCCTTGGTGCGGTCGGCAATCACGCCCTGCCCAACCCAGGCGACGAAATCCTGGTTCATCACATGGCGGCTATGCCAGCGACCGGTCTCGGGATCGACGATCGGGCCGCGCCAAGTCGGGATGCGATCCTGCACATACGGCTCCTGTTCGTTGGGCACGCGATTGAACATCCAGCCGATGCTGAGCATGTTTTCGTCGTCGATCGGGATACGCCATTCGAAATGGTCGCCGAGATAGAAGGCGTTGGGCCACAGGCACACGCGACCGACGGTCCACATCGCATGCTTTTCCATCAGATCTTCGCGTTTGCGCTTGTAGATCAGGCCGTATTCGAATTCGTCGAACGCGATTTCCATGTGCCGGGGCCCGAGTTCGGCATTCTCGTCCTCCTGGCGCCGCCCCCAATTCATGTGCATCCACTCGAAATGCACCGGGTCGATCGAATTTTCCTGCGCCTGCAGCCAGTTGCACGGCAGTTCGGAAATGACGATCTGACGGAAGCCGTTCTGCCAGCCGAACGGCTCCCAATCGGGCAGTTCGGGCGCGGGTGCCGGCCCCATATAGGTCCAGAGCAATCCGGCATGCGCCCGGACCGGATAGGCCTTGATCCTTATCTTGTCCCGGTACCTGGCCTTGGGGACGACCGTATCCTCGAACGGCATCTCGACGCACTGGCCGCCCTGGTCATAGGCCCAGCCGTGATAACTGCATCGCAGCCCGCATTTTTCGACGAAGCCGTAGGACAAGTCGGCCCGACGGTGCGCGCATTGCCGCTCTATCAACCCGAAATTGCCGCTCAGGTCGCGATAGACGACCAGATCCTCGCCCATCAGGCGGATCGCCCTGATGCGTTGCGTGTCGAACTCGCTGACGCCGGCGATCGGAAACCAGTAGCGGCGCAGGACGTCGCCCATCGGCGTTCCGGGCCCGACCCGCGTCAACAGTTCGTTCTGCGCCGCGTCCATATCGCTCTCCTGCACCGGCCCGAGGCCATCTTTGGCGGAGATGTCATGGCACCCGCCGCGCCGCATCGTCAATCAAATATATCATATTTAGACGGGCCTCGACCGCGTCGCGGCTTGGTGGTTTATGACGACCATGGCAGACCTTCCCCATCGCGGAACGTGGCGCGAGGCCCGGAGTGAGGGAACGCTCTCCGCAGACATCATCGCGCAGATTCGCGACCAACTGTTCGCCGGCGAGCTGAAACCCGGCGACTATCTCGGCAGCGAGGCGTCGTTGGCTCAGGCCTTCGCGGTCAGCCGCATGGCGATGCGCGATGCGTTGCGGACGCTGTCGGCGACCGGTGTGATAGAGATCCGCCGCGGTGCCGGCGGCGGCATCCGCATCGCCGTCGCCGAACTCGGCCGGTTCGCCGATGCGCTGGCGATCCAGATGACGCTGCTGGGCGTCTCGCGCGGCGATCTGATCGAGGCGCAGATCGCGACCGAGGCGATGATCACCCGGCTCGCCGCCGAGCGGGCCAGTGCGCTCGACGTCGAGCATCTGCGTGCGCTCCTGACCGGCGCGGCCGATACCGTCGCGGACGGTGCCGGGTTCGCGCGGCTGCTCGGCACCTTCCACGCCGAACTGGCGCGGGTCGCGCGCAACGTCGCGCTGGCGGTGGTCCTGCGGGGCATTCTCCAACTGCTCGAGGCGACTTACGGCAGCGATACCACCCCGGCGCGTGCGCGCGGCGTGCTCGTCAAATATCATGCCGTCGTGGATGCCATTGCCGTGGGCGATGCCGATCAAGCGGCAACGAGAATGCGCCATCATCTGGAAGAGGTGCGCGCGCATGCTCTGCGCAAACCGCCATCCGCGTGAACGTCTTCCGAGATGCCGTTCCGGTTCCGGACAGGCCATGCACTGTCGCGACGGGGGACAAATCCTCGCGCCGAGCGGCGATGCACGCATGAGCCAAGAGCGCAGTCCGCCGCTGACGACGCCCGATGGCCGCTACCTCGTCGTTCGCGGGAGATTGTGGCGAGCGTCCGATCCACGCCTCGCTGACGAACGGCGTGCGGATCTGGTGGGCCAGCTGATGGATGCCCGCCGTGCGGTCGCGGCGGCGAGGCGGACCGGCGACAAGGATGCGGAAAACAGCGCCCATGAAGCCGTCGGCAGGGCAAAAACCTTGTTGGGCGAGCGCGGCCCGGTGTGGTGGGACGACGACGCTCCCGATCTCACGCGACGGATGGCGCGCACCACGCCATATGCCGATTGGTATGCGTCGGTCGGCGACGATTGACCGTCATCCGGCAGGAGATTGCCAAAGCCGTGATGTCCTGATCGAGGCGCGATCGCTGTCTTAAATCTGTCACCGGATGTTCGCCGATTTGTCGCGGACGCTCCGTAAGGCCGGCGCGGCCGCGATTGGCCCGGGGGAATATCGTGATTAGGACGTTGAAGGTCGCGCTGGTTGCCAGCGCTGCGGTGAGCAGCCTGCTGGTGGGTACGGCATCGGCCCAGGATATGGCCGGGACGCCAGAGACTGCGGATGTGCCCGATACGGCGGACATCGTCGTCACCGGCACGCGTGCCGGCGAACGCCGCGCGCTCCAGGAAAAGCGCAAGTCGGATAATTTCGTCGAGGCGATCTATGCCAACGATGTCGGCAAGCTGCCCGACCAGAACGTCGCCGAAGCGGTGCGCCGCCTGCCCGGCGTGTCGGTCGCCAACGATCAGGGCGAAGGGCGCTACGTCATCATTCGCGGCATCAATCCGGATCTCGTCAACGTCACGCTGAACGGCATGACGCTGCCGGCGCCCGAACCGGAAGGCCGCCAGGTCAAGCTCGACGACATCCCCTCGGCGCTGATCAACGCGGTGGTCGTGACCAAGTCGCTGACCGCCGACCAGGACGCCAATGCGATCGGCGGTTCCGTCGATATCCGCACCCTGTCGGCATTCGATCGCCACAAACGATACTTCGCCGATGCCCGCATCGCGTACGGCTGGTCGAAGCTCAACAGGGCGCATCCTTACGAGGCGGACGCGCAGATCGGCGGATTGTTCGGGCCGGACGGGCAGTTCGGCGCGGTTCTGTCGGTCAACCATTCCGAACGACCGATCGAATCGGAGAATTTCCAGGGCTCGACCAATTATCGTGTGCCCGTTCCCGCCAACGGCTTCGTCGTGCCCGACCAATATGGCCTGCGCGACTATAATCTGACGCGCAAGCGCACCGGCGTCGTGCTCAATCTCGACTGGCGGCCGAGCGACACGACCAAGCTGTTCCTGCGCGGCACCTATTCGAAATTCGACGACAACGAGACGCGCGACCAGTTCATCATCGACAACGAATCCGCGTTCACCAACCAGACCGCGACCACCGGCACCTTTCGCGGCCGTGGCAGCGTGCGCGTCCGACGCCGGCAGGAAAAGGACAATACGAAATCGATACAGGGTGGTGGCGAGACGTTGCTGGGCACCGGTACGCTGGCGATCAGCGGCGGCTACACCCGCGCCGAAAAGCGCGATCCGTTGCGATCGGAATATAATTTCCGCACCGGCGGCACCGCGCTGACGGTCAACTACGATGTGTCTGATACTCCGTACGATTTCGTCCAGACCAACGCCGTGGCGCAGACGGCGTTCACGCTGAACAGCGTCAATTACGATCAGCGCCTCGCGGTCGAGAAGCTGGCGCAGGGGCGGATCGATTACACCCTGCCGATCGCGATCGGGGGCGGCGCATCGTCGATCAAGATCGGCGCGAAATATCTCGACCGACACAAGACCAACAATCGCGATTACGTGACCTATGGCTTGACCAGTGGTCGTACGTTCACGCTCGCCAATGTCTCCTATCTTGGCGACACCAGCTTCTATGGCAGCGACTATACGTTCGGGCCGCGGATTGGGTACGACACGGCGCAGGCCTTCCTCGCCGCCAATCCAGGCACCATCACGCTCAACACGGCGAGTTCGCTCAACAACAGCCTGGCCAACGATTATGACGTCAAGGAACGGATCGTCGCCGGTGATGCCATGGCGACGCTGAAGTTCGACAAATTCACCTTGGTGCCTGGCGTCCGCGTGGAATCGACCCGCGATCGCACCAAGGCCAAGCTGATCACCGCGACGTCGGCGATCAATTCAGACTTCAACAGCTTCGGGTCGAAGCAATATACCGACGTGTTTCCGGGCCTCAACGCGCGCTACGATGCGACCGACAATCTGGTCCTGCGCGCCGCTGTGACGACATCGATCGGCCGGCCCAATTACGCGCAGCTTGCGCCGTACGTCTCGGTCGATCTGACCACCAGCCCGAACTCGGTCGCGCAGGGCAATCCGAACCTTAAGCCTTACAAGGCGCTGAACTTCGACGGCGCGATCGAATATTATCTGCCCGGCCAAGGGCTGATCTCAATCGGAGGATTCTACAAGCGGCTCGACGATCCGATCTACGCGCAGGTGCTGCTCGGCCAGACCGGCACCTTCGCGGGACAGGCGTTGATTAATGCCAGCGTCTCGACCCCGCTCAATATCGACCGGGCCAAGGTGTACGGC is a window of Sphingomonas sp. Leaf357 DNA encoding:
- a CDS encoding amidohydrolase family protein, translating into MIIDCHGHVSAPPELWAYKSAVLSHRGSHGRGGVRVTDDQIRAAANKKEMAPCGHLDMLHRHGTDLQLISPRPFQMMSSFEPGRAVHWFVEECNTIIHRNVTLFPDRFVGICGLPQVAGEPIENTFAEFDRCVSLGFKGCLLNPDPYENSGTHPPGLGERYWYPLYEKLCELDLPAHIHATGSRQDREPYSLHFINEETTAVYNLVNSDVFTDFPDLKIVVSHGGGAIPYQIGRFIAGNIYAGKDFRENFSKLYFDTVLYTEGALRLLIETVGADHCLFGSECPGVGSQYDPQGSQVRTMDDIAPTIAGFDWLSDADKKLIFEDNARRVFKLDV
- a CDS encoding flavin-dependent oxidoreductase, whose product is MDTPSSIAIIGGGIAGLALALGLHRDGIACRVYEAAPEIAEIGVGITLLPHGMREIATLGLAGTVLATGIENRESAFFNRFGQKLFGEPRGKLAGYPQPEVGIHRGRLHGILLAAVRERLGADAVACDHQFVGLDQTDADVTLHFRATSDGSSRPAVTAAVAIACDGVNSAVRRLFYPDETVAFTGINTWRGVTRHRPILGGRTYMRIGSIKTGKIVVYPIVDDIDGTGDQLINWIAEIETERAHRNDWNTTGDRADFLPIYESFRFDWLDVGQLIRDAETVLEYPMVDKDPVERWTFGRVTFAGDAAHPMYPRGSNGSAQALIDVRTLADLLACSEDPRAAFATYEAERRPATAEIVRTNRTSPPDIINLKVEELVGDRPFDNLEDYISQHELRDLSDRYKQVAGFSLQHPNPA
- a CDS encoding MarR family winged helix-turn-helix transcriptional regulator: MDSLYGRPGFLLRRAHQISVALFLEETAELGLTTTQFGTMLALRARGSLDQVGIATLVGIDRSTTALVVSKLADSGYIERRDDPIDRRRKIITLSDAGHAILDRVSQPAQRARERALEPFSAKDAAKFLSLLEQFVEMFNEQTRAPIRAEPSGVPNTAKKRR
- the maiA gene encoding maleylacetoacetate isomerase codes for the protein MILHDFPLSSASYRVRIALNLKGLAYEKRNYVLRAGEHRMPAYRAVNPAGLVPTLETDGVRLGQSLAIIEYLDSVCPTPRMIPSDPIVRARAMEMALTIACDIHPINNLRVLQYLEHEMGQDKAAVDGWYRHWVEQGFATLEALLPDTPFAGGEAPDIVDACLVPQIYNARRFKVDLAPFPRLTAMADRAGALPAFLEAAPPAA
- a CDS encoding fumarylacetoacetate hydrolase family protein — its product is MPHVFTLPERPAAAIAGTDDTFPVGRIICIGRNYEAHAREMGKDPNREAPFFFAKWADALTPNGATIPYPPETKNYHFEGELVIAIGKEGAKVSEADALGLVFGYAVGLDMTRRDLQFEARDKGRPWEIGKNFAFSAPMAAIRPVSEGHVASGAIQLRVNGDLKQDGDVRDLIWDCAEQIAYVSRFERLLPGDLIFTGTPAGVGAVVPGDAIDVTIEGLAPLRVTIGETEADFA
- the gtdA gene encoding gentisate 1,2-dioxygenase produces the protein MATITGMPTNLEAARNDFYDRLKPEALAPLWAVLSALVTPTPRTPAVPAAWSFDRVQPLLIEAGELITAAEAERRVLILENPALPGQSRITNTLYAGLQLILPGEVAPAHRHAQNALRFIMQGEGAFTALDGERAYMQKHDLILTPAWLWHDHGNETDEPMIWLDGLDIPLVQMLDASFAEHREDRGAWPTSRPAGDAAMRWGRNMRPVHAGRLAGQGNPLFIYKFADWRETLEVLRRSETPHAHDAYLMEFTNPVDGGPVMATMSAFARLVPAGFETAPAHSSDGMINVVVEGTGTLVIDGKSFPLTPGEIVVVPSWSERRFLADSDLVLFSYSDRATQEKLFLWRQTLG
- a CDS encoding aromatic ring-hydroxylating dioxygenase subunit alpha, with protein sequence MRRGGCHDISAKDGLGPVQESDMDAAQNELLTRVGPGTPMGDVLRRYWFPIAGVSEFDTQRIRAIRLMGEDLVVYRDLSGNFGLIERQCAHRRADLSYGFVEKCGLRCSYHGWAYDQGGQCVEMPFEDTVVPKARYRDKIRIKAYPVRAHAGLLWTYMGPAPAPELPDWEPFGWQNGFRQIVISELPCNWLQAQENSIDPVHFEWMHMNWGRRQEDENAELGPRHMEIAFDEFEYGLIYKRKREDLMEKHAMWTVGRVCLWPNAFYLGDHFEWRIPIDDENMLSIGWMFNRVPNEQEPYVQDRIPTWRGPIVDPETGRWHSRHVMNQDFVAWVGQGVIADRTKEKLGLSDRGIQMLRKQLLKDIAAVAKGEDPKGIIRDLAKAGNVELPTAERDLLVGGASLASFMNHPFFGHHMHEFLFQAGQPREVWEEFCAAMGIAPGEGHGAPPPAARFGVAVKEEETAEA
- a CDS encoding FadR/GntR family transcriptional regulator, which translates into the protein MADLPHRGTWREARSEGTLSADIIAQIRDQLFAGELKPGDYLGSEASLAQAFAVSRMAMRDALRTLSATGVIEIRRGAGGGIRIAVAELGRFADALAIQMTLLGVSRGDLIEAQIATEAMITRLAAERASALDVEHLRALLTGAADTVADGAGFARLLGTFHAELARVARNVALAVVLRGILQLLEATYGSDTTPARARGVLVKYHAVVDAIAVGDADQAATRMRHHLEEVRAHALRKPPSA
- a CDS encoding TonB-dependent receptor is translated as MIRTLKVALVASAAVSSLLVGTASAQDMAGTPETADVPDTADIVVTGTRAGERRALQEKRKSDNFVEAIYANDVGKLPDQNVAEAVRRLPGVSVANDQGEGRYVIIRGINPDLVNVTLNGMTLPAPEPEGRQVKLDDIPSALINAVVVTKSLTADQDANAIGGSVDIRTLSAFDRHKRYFADARIAYGWSKLNRAHPYEADAQIGGLFGPDGQFGAVLSVNHSERPIESENFQGSTNYRVPVPANGFVVPDQYGLRDYNLTRKRTGVVLNLDWRPSDTTKLFLRGTYSKFDDNETRDQFIIDNESAFTNQTATTGTFRGRGSVRVRRRQEKDNTKSIQGGGETLLGTGTLAISGGYTRAEKRDPLRSEYNFRTGGTALTVNYDVSDTPYDFVQTNAVAQTAFTLNSVNYDQRLAVEKLAQGRIDYTLPIAIGGGASSIKIGAKYLDRHKTNNRDYVTYGLTSGRTFTLANVSYLGDTSFYGSDYTFGPRIGYDTAQAFLAANPGTITLNTASSLNNSLANDYDVKERIVAGDAMATLKFDKFTLVPGVRVESTRDRTKAKLITATSAINSDFNSFGSKQYTDVFPGLNARYDATDNLVLRAAVTTSIGRPNYAQLAPYVSVDLTTSPNSVAQGNPNLKPYKALNFDGAIEYYLPGQGLISIGGFYKRLDDPIYAQVLLGQTGTFAGQALINASVSTPLNIDRAKVYGVEVNLQSRFTFLPSPLDGFGVAANYTRIEGNGNGTIQGPIPRTGDIPLFLQSKNVGSAQIFYEKYGFAIRAAYSYRSAYLDTLGATPALDQYTDNNGQLDVNASYQVTPQLTFFASATNLTDAPWRRYIGTKAQLVERERYDVSFRWGAQLHF